The Glycine max cultivar Williams 82 chromosome 12, Glycine_max_v4.0, whole genome shotgun sequence genome window below encodes:
- the LOC106794255 gene encoding LOW QUALITY PROTEIN: uncharacterized protein (The sequence of the model RefSeq protein was modified relative to this genomic sequence to represent the inferred CDS: inserted 6 bases in 4 codons; substituted 1 base at 1 genomic stop codon) — protein sequence MRFAKILSSFTLLFIGYTLVNGSTPKHYIVYMGDHSHPNSESVIRANHEILASVTGSLSEAKAAALHHYTKSFQGFSAMITPEQASQLAEYESVLSVFESKMNKLHTTHSWDFLGLETISKNNPKALDTTSDVIVGVIDSGIWPESESFTDYGLGPVPKKFKGECVTGEKFTLANCNKKIIGARFYSKGFEAEVGPLEGVNKIFFRSARDGDGHGTHTASTIAGSIVANASLLGIAKGTARGGAPSARLAIYKACWFDFCGDADILSAMDDAIHDGVDILSLSLGPDPPEPIYFENAISVGAFHAFQKGVLVSASAGNSVFPRTACNVAPWILTVAASTIDREFSSNILLGNSKVLKVKMDHSYGLIYGSAAAAVGVSATIAGFCKNNTLDPTLIKGKIVICTIEKFSDDRRAKAIAIRQGGGVGMILIDHNAKDIGFQFVIPSTLIGQDAVEELQAYIKTDKNPTARIYPTITVVGTKPAPEMAAFSSIGPNIITPDIIKQPDITAPGVNILAAWSPVATEATVEQRSIDYNIISGTSMSCPHITAVAAIIKSHHPHWGPAAIMSSIMTTATVMDNTRRIIGRDPNGTQTTPFDYGSGHVNPVASLNPGLVYEFNSKDVLNFLCSNGASPAQLKNLTGALTQCQKPLTASSNFNYPSIGVSNLNGSSSVYRTVTYYGQGPTVYHASVENPSGVNVKVTPAELKFRKTGEKITFRIDFFPFKNSNGNFVMVFSFTLLFIGYTLVNGSTPKHYIVYIGXSHPDSESVISANHEILASVTGSLSEAKAAALNHYSKSFQGFSAMITPEQANQLSEYNSVVSVFESKMNKLYTTHSWNFLGLETVYKSNHISLDTASDVIVGVIDSGIWPESESFTDHGLGPVPKKFKGECVTGDNFTLANCNKKVIGARYYPKGFETENSPLEDFANRIFSRSAPDSGGHRTHTASTIAGSIVASXSLFGIANGTARGGAPSARLAIYKVCWFGFCSDADILSAMDDAIHDGVDILSLSLGPDLPHPIYFDEAISIGAFHSFQKGVLVSAGAGNSXFPGTACNVAPWILTVDASTIDREFSSNIYLGNSCLKKRFMCFQGSSLNPIRMEQSYGLIYGNSAAATGVSATNASFWKNNILDPTLIMGKTVICTIENFISEDRREKALTIMQGGGVGMILIDHNAKDFGFQFVVPTTLIGLDAAEELQAYINIEKNPTARIYPTITVLGTKPAPDVATFSSMGPNIITPDIIKASLLSRLLPDITAPGVNILAAWSPVSTLATIEQRSVNYKILSXTSISCPHITAVAAIIKSHYPHWGPAAIKSAIMTTATVMDNMHXVIGRDPNGTQTTPFDYGSGHVNPVASLNPGLVYKFNSHDVLNFLCINGASPEQLKNLTAALTQCQKPLTASYNFNYPSIGVSNLNSSLSVYRTVTYYGQGPTLYHASVENPSGVNVKVTPEELKFSKTGEKITFRIDFFPFKNSNGNFVFGALIWNNGIQSVRSPIALNAIYLMLIASLPVSLLGLHLKRMHLYHFCLQNK from the exons ATGAGGTTTGCCAAAATTTTGAGCTCTTTCACCCTTCTGTTCATTGGGTATACTTTGGTGAATGGATCCACACCAAAG CATTATATAGTTTACATGGGAGATCATTCACACCCTAATTCAGAATCTGTAATCAGAGCAAACCATGAGATACTAGCTTCAGTTACTGGAAG CCTCAGTGAAGCAAAAGCAGCAGCACTCCACCATTACACTAAAAGCTTCCAAGGTTTCTCAGCCATGATTACACCAGAGCAAGCTAGTCAACTTGCAG AATATGAATCAGTATTGTCCGTATTTGAGAGCAAAATGAATAAACTTCACACAACACATTCTTGGGATTTTCTTGGATTAGAAACTATCAGTAAGAACAATCCTAAAGCACTGGACACCACATCCGATGTCATTGTTGGTGTTATTGACTCTG GCATCTGGCCGGAATCGGAAAGCTTCACTGATTATGGACTAGGTCCTGTGCCCAAAAAATTCAAGGGAGAGTGTGTTACTGGTGAAAAATTTACACTGGCCAATTGCAACAA GAAAATTATTGGTGCTCGGTTCTATTCAAAAGGGTTTGAAGCAGAAGTTGGTCCTCTAGAGGGCGTTAACAAGATTTTTTTCCGGTCAGCCCGGGATGGTGATGGACATGGAACACACACAGCTTCCACAATAGCAGGCTCCATTGTTGCTAATGCCAGCTTATTAGGTATTGCCAAAGGAACTGCTAGAGGTGGTGCCCCAAGTGCGAGACTTGCAATCTACAAGGCCTGTTGGTTTGATTTCTGTGGTGATGCTGATATTCTTTCTGCCATGGATGATGCCATCCATGATGGAGTTGACATACTGTCTCTTTCCCTTGGCCCTGATCCTCCGGAGCCAATTTACTTCGAGAATGCAATCAGTGTAGGAGCATTCCATGCATTCCAAAAGGGTGTTCTTGTTTCTGCTTCAGCTGGAAACTCTGTTTTTCCACGTACTGCATGCAATGTTGCTCCTTGGATCCTCACTGTTGCTGCTAGCACAATTGACAGGGAATTCAGTTCCAATATCTTACTTGGTAACTCAAAGGTCTTAAAGGTGAA AATGGATCATTCGTATGGTTTGATATATGGAAGTGCTGCTGCAGCTGTCGGAGTTTCAGCAACAATTGCAGG CTTCTGCAAGAACAATACTCTAGATCCTACATTAATCAAGGGTAAAATTGTAATCTGCACAATTGAGAAATTCAGTGATGACAGACGAGCGAAGGCCATAGCAATAAGGCAAGGAGGAGGTGTTGGAATGATACTTATTGATCATAATGCCAAAGATATTGGTTTTCAATTTGTCATCCCAAGCACTCTCATTGGTCAGGATGCTGTAGAAGAGCTTCAAGCATATATAAAGACAGATAA AAATCCCACTGCTAGAATCTACCCAACAATAACTGTAGTTGGTACCAAACCTGCTCCGGAAATGGCAGCTTTTTCTTCCATTGGACCGAACATAATAACACCAGACATTATTAA GCAGCCCGACATCACAGCACCTGGAGTGAATATTTTGGCAGCATGGTCTCCAGTGGCAACTGAAGCCACAGTCGAACAACGATCCATCGACTATAACATCATTTCAGGAACATCAATGTCTTGTCCACACATAACTGCAGTTGCAGCAATTATAAAATCTCACCACCCACACTGGGGTCCTGCAGCCATAATGTCTTCAATAATGACAACAG CAACAGTTATGGATAACACACGCCGCATCATAGGAAGAGATCCAAATGGAACTCAAACCACACCATTTGACTATGGATCTGGACATGTTAACCCAGTTGCATCACTTAATCCTGGATTAGTATATGAATTTAATTCCAAAGATGTTCTCAATTTTCTATGCAGCAACGGGGCAAGCCCAGCACAGCTTAAGAACCTAACTGGGGCTCTTACTCAATGTCAGAAACCTCTTACAGCTTCCTCCAACTTCAATTATCCTTCAATTGGTGTGTCCAACTTGAATGGAAGTTCATCAGTGTATCGTACAGTTACTTATTATGGTCAAGGGCCAACGGTATATCATGCAAGTGTTGAAAATCCATCTGGTGTGAATGTTAAAGTTACACCTGCAGAATTGAAGTTCCGGAAAACTGGGGAAAAAATAACTTTCAGGATTGATTTCTTCCCTTTCAAGAATAGCAAtggaaattttgt CATGGTGTT TTCTTTCACCCTTTTGTTCATAGGGTATACTTTGGTGAATGGATCCACCCCAA AACATTATATAGTTTACATTGG TTCACACCCCGATTCAGAATCAGTAATCAGTGCAAACCATGAGATACTAGCTTCAGTTACTGGAAG CCTCAGCGAAGCAAAGGCAGCAGCACTCAACCATTACAGTAAAAGTTTTCAAGGCTTCTCGGCCATGATTACACCAGAGCAAGCTAATCAACTTTCTG AATATAACTCAGTAGTGTCTGTTTTTGAGAGCAAAATGAATAAACTCTACACAACACATTCTTGGAATTTCCTTGGACTAGAGACTGTCTACAAGAGCAACCATATATCACTGGACACTGCATCTGATGTCATTGTTGGTGTCATTGATTCTG GAATTTGGCCAGAATCGGAAAGCTTCACTGATCATGGATTAGGTCCTGTACCCAAAAAATTCAAGGGCGAGTGTGTTACTGGTGATAATTTTACACTAGCCAATTGCAACAAG AAAGTTATTGGTGCACGGTACTATCCAAAGGGGTTTGAAACAGAAAATAGTCCTCTAGAGGACTTTGCCAACAGGATTTTTTCCCGGTCAGCTCCAGATAGTGGTGGACATAGAACACACACTGCTTCCACAATAGCAGGGTCCATTGTTGCAAG CAGCTTATTTGGCATTGCCAATGGAACTGCTAGAGGTGGTGCCCCAAGTGCCAGACTCGCCATCTACAAGGTCTGTTGGTTTGGCTTCTGCAGTGATGCTGATATTCTTTCTGCCATGGATGATGCCATCCATGATGGGGTTGACATATTATCCCTTTCCCTTGGCCCTGATCTTCCCCATCCAATTTACTTTGATGAGGCAATCAGTATAGGAGCATTCCATTCATTTCAAAAGGGAGTTCTTGTTTCTGCTGGAGCTGGAAACT TTTTTCCAGGTACTGCATGCAATGTTGCTCCTTGGATCCTCACTGTTGATGCTAGCACAATAGACAGGGAATTCAGTTCAAATATCTACCTTGGTAACTCCTGTCTTAAAA AAAGGTTTATGTGCTTTCAGGGTTCTTCTTTGAATCCAATAAGAATGGAGCAATCATATGGTTTGATATATGGAAATTCCGCTGCAGCCACTGGAGTTTCAGCAACAAATGCAAG CTTCTGGAAGAACAACATTCTAGATCCTACCTTAATCATGGGTAAAACTGTGATCTGTACAATTGAGAATTTCATCAGTGAAGACAGACGAGAGAAGGCATTAACAATAATGCAGGGTGGGGGTGTTGGAATGATACTTATTGATCATAATGCCAAAGATTTTGGTTTTCAATTTGTTGTCCCAACCACTCTCATTGGTCTGGATGCTGCAGAAGAGCTTCAAGCATATATAAACATAGAGAA GAATCCCACTGCTAGAATCTACCCAACAATAACTGTACTTGGTACCAAACCTGCACCAGACGTGGCAACTTTTTCTTCCATGGGGCCAAATATAATAACACCAGACATTATTAAGGCAAGTCTACTCAGTAGGCTCT TGCCTGACATCACAGCACCTGGAGTGAATATTTTGGCAGCATGGTCACCGGTTTCAACTTTAGCCACAATTGAACAACGATCCGTCAATTATAAAATCCTTT GAACATCAATATCTTGCCCACATATAACTGCAGTTGCAGCAATTATAAAATCTCACTACCCACACTGGGGTCCTGCAGCCATAAAGTCTGCAATAATGACAACTG CAACAGTTATGGATAACATGCACTGAGTCATAGGAAGAGATCCAAATGGAACTCAAACCACACCATTTGACTATGGATCTGGACATGTTAACCCAGTTGCATCACTCAATCCTGGATTAGTATACAAATTTAATTCCCATGATGTTCTCAATTTTCTGTGCATCAATGGGGCAAGCCCAGAACAACTTAAGAACCTCACTGCGGCTCTTACTCAATGCCAGAAACCTCTTACAGCTTCCTACAACTTCAATTATCCTTCAATTGGTGTGTCCAACTTGAATTCAAGTTTATCAGTGTATCGTACAGTTACTTATTATGGTCAGGGGCCAACATTATATCATGCAAGTGTTGAAAATCCATCTGGTGTGAATGTTAAAGTTACTCctgaagaattgaagttctCGAAAACGGGGGAGAAGATAACTTTCAGGATTGATTTCTTCCCTTTCAAGAATAGCAATGGAAACTTTGTGTTTGGTGCCTTGATATGGAACAATGGCATACAAAGTGTTAGGAGTCCTATTGCTCTCAATGCTATCTACTTAATGTTGATTGCTTCTTTGCCTGTATCATTGTTGGGTTTACACCTAAAGAGAATGCATTTATATCACTTTTGTCTGCAAAATAAATAA